The Pogona vitticeps strain Pit_001003342236 chromosome 6, PviZW2.1, whole genome shotgun sequence genome contains a region encoding:
- the HAP1 gene encoding huntingtin-associated protein 1 isoform X3 encodes MLPTEVEDLLGSQGMEFWTSPASYDEVNGNTELDHNTDLISQELEEVLCSERVGRITKTYHDIDAVTSLLEEKEHDLELAARIGQSLLKQNRSLSERNELLEEQLELAKEEIAQLRHEIAMRDDLLHLYTNSTEESEPASSTPTPLRRNESAFSLQQCFQYDALQQKLKGLEEENQKLRTEVASIATETCQYEEQEQKLMIDCVEQFSDASREVVLLSEELARKTEDTARQQEEISQLLAQMVDLQQKCRMYGSEVEELQQHRTADKEVQQQLRSELQDLQEKYTECGAMLQEAQEEIKNLRNRSLPNSTIHRHSSPTFLPLDSLAAEIKGTMRKGADSCGSSEYKSFRRVFETVKAVKQAAKARSRAESPLSLPPGSPKPSSLSCSHLSTPRTSYYGSDSPTVGGLEGQEGQPADDAHRSESGPSGTPAQQDLEAALQCLSARQENHSTERSFFEMERECKLRRLARDAEDSSGFLTPNDSITSTGTNYSGSSGGSGFSLGSFSYFPEKLQIIKPLEGSMTLHHWQQLARPHLAGILDPRPGVLTKDFRQLDTDVEEVYSLNDLEEDEVDVSSFPSLATSTPTKAKERPSVFHSVNNLPQTPPTFTITTCCILHPSNEVTKVTHRHCCSRYGHLLQPLTH; translated from the exons ATGTTGCCCACCGAGGTAGAGGACTTGCTGGGTTCGCAGGGGATGGAGTTTTGGACCAGCCCTGCCTCTTATGATGAAGTCAATGGGAATACGGAACTGGATCATAACACGGATCTGATATCTCAGGAGCTGGAGGAGG TGCTTTGCTCTGAACGGGTTGGAAGAATCACCAAGACGTACCACGATATAGATGCAGTCACCAGCCTGCTGGAAGAG AAGGAACATGACCTAGAGTTAGCAGCACGCATTGGCCAGTCCTTGTTGAAGCAGAACCGGAGTCTGTCAGAACGCAATGAACTATTGGAAGAACAACTTGAATTGGCGAAGGAGGAG ATTGCACAACTGCGACATGAAATTGCCATGCGCGATGACCTTCTGCATCTCTACACCAACAGCACTGAGGAGAGCGAGCCAGCCTCTTCCACCCCCACTCC GTTACGAAGGAATGAGTCTGCCTTCTCTTTGCAGCAGTGTTTCCAATATGATGCCCTTCAGCAGAAACTAAAAGGACTGGAAGAAGAGAACCAGAAACTGCGCACAGAG GTTGCAAGCATTGCTACAGAAACCTGTCAGTATGAGGAACAAGAGCAGAAGCTGATGATCGACTGTGTGGAGCAATTCT CTGATGCCAGCCGAGAAGTCGTCCTGCTCTCTGAAGAGCTTGCCCGCAAGACAGAAGACACCGCCCGCCAGCAGGAGGAGATTAGCCAGCTCCTGGCTCAGATGGTAGACCTGCAGCAGAAGTGCCGTATG TATGGTTCTGAAGTGGAGGAACTGCAGCAACACCGCACTGCTGACAAGGAGGTCCAGCAACAGCTACGCAGTGAG CTGCAGGATCTGCAGGAGAAATATACAGAATGTGGAGCAATGTTGCAGGAAGCCCAGGAGGAGATTAAAAACCTCCGGAACCGGAGCCTTCCAAACAGCACCATCCACCGCCACAGCTCCCCAACTTTCTTACCCCTG gattctctggctgcagagatcaAGGGCACAATGAGAAAGGGGGCGGACAGCTGTGGCTCTTCAGAGTACAA GAGCTTCCGTCGGGTCTTTGAGACAGTGAAAGCTGTGAAGCAGGCAGCAAAAGCCAGATCACGGGCAGAGTCGCCGCTGAGTCTTCCTCCAGGTTCTCCAAAGCCTTCTTCATTGAGCTGCAGCCACCTGAGCACGCCTCGCACCAGCTACTATGGATCGGACAGTCCCACGGTGGGAGGGCTGGAAGGGCAGGAGGGCCAGCCTGCTGACGATGCCCA CCGGAGTGAGAGTGGTCCATCAGGCACGCCTGCCCAGCAGGATTTGGAAGCTGCCCTGCAGTGCTTATCTGCTCGCCAGGAAAACCACAGCACTGAACGTTCCTTCTTTGAAATGGAGCGGGAATGTAAACTGAGGCGGCTGGCCCGGGACGCCGAGGACTCTAGTGGCTTTCTCACGCCCAACGAcagcatcacctccactggcaccAACTATTCAGGAAGCTCTGGTGGATCCGGCTTCTCTCTGGGCTCCTTCTCTTACTTCCCGGAGAAGCTTCAAATCATCAAACCTCTGGAAG GGTCCATGACCCTACATCACTGGCAGCAGCTTGCCCGCCCTCACTTGGCAGGAATCTTGGACCCGCGGCCCGGTGTGCTCACCAAAGATTTCCGGCAGCTTGACACAGATGTGGAAGAAGTCTATAGCCTGAACGACCTGGAGGAAGATGAAGTGGACGTGAGCTCCTTCCCATCCCTTGCTACCTCGACACCGACCAAAGCCAAGGAAAGGCCTAGCG TCTTTCACTCCGTTAACAATCTGCCCCAGACCCCGCCTACTTTCACCATCACCACTTGTTGCATCTTGCACCCTAGCAACGAGGTCACCAAGGTGACCCACAG GCACTGCTGCTCCCGGTATGGGCATCTCCTGCAGCCCCTGACACATTGA
- the HAP1 gene encoding huntingtin-associated protein 1 isoform X1 — MLPTEVEDLLGSQGMEFWTSPASYDEVNGNTELDHNTDLISQELEEVLCSERVGRITKTYHDIDAVTSLLEEKEHDLELAARIGQSLLKQNRSLSERNELLEEQLELAKEEIAQLRHEIAMRDDLLHLYTNSTEESEPASSTPTPLRRNESAFSLQQCFQYDALQQKLKGLEEENQKLRTEVASIATETCQYEEQEQKLMIDCVEQFSDASREVVLLSEELARKTEDTARQQEEISQLLAQMVDLQQKCRMYGSEVEELQQHRTADKEVQQQLRSELQDLQEKYTECGAMLQEAQEEIKNLRNRSLPNSTIHRHSSPTFLPLDSLAAEIKGTMRKGADSCGSSEYKSFRRVFETVKAVKQAAKARSRAESPLSLPPGSPKPSSLSCSHLSTPRTSYYGSDSPTVGGLEGQEGQPADDAHRSESGPSGTPAQQDLEAALQCLSARQENHSTERSFFEMERECKLRRLARDAEDSSGFLTPNDSITSTGTNYSGSSGGSGFSLGSFSYFPEKLQIIKPLEGSMTLHHWQQLARPHLAGILDPRPGVLTKDFRQLDTDVEEVYSLNDLEEDEVDVSSFPSLATSTPTKAKERPSVFHSVNNLPQTPPTFTITTCCILHPSNEVTKVTHSLCNTVVPSCGSGAGLSPPLPSQLPLQEQPSHERTEEQQPEVSPFGLVSLLTQRGISAWGNVGAAGTLTWFPGSSSPPCGLPPPLPSLWGGRWDGLAEWALGPRPWPRRTSEEGSQKSIFSLNLVEKLQQLGLDKVVARGEASYATLHLQGLHQRKRDLL, encoded by the exons ATGTTGCCCACCGAGGTAGAGGACTTGCTGGGTTCGCAGGGGATGGAGTTTTGGACCAGCCCTGCCTCTTATGATGAAGTCAATGGGAATACGGAACTGGATCATAACACGGATCTGATATCTCAGGAGCTGGAGGAGG TGCTTTGCTCTGAACGGGTTGGAAGAATCACCAAGACGTACCACGATATAGATGCAGTCACCAGCCTGCTGGAAGAG AAGGAACATGACCTAGAGTTAGCAGCACGCATTGGCCAGTCCTTGTTGAAGCAGAACCGGAGTCTGTCAGAACGCAATGAACTATTGGAAGAACAACTTGAATTGGCGAAGGAGGAG ATTGCACAACTGCGACATGAAATTGCCATGCGCGATGACCTTCTGCATCTCTACACCAACAGCACTGAGGAGAGCGAGCCAGCCTCTTCCACCCCCACTCC GTTACGAAGGAATGAGTCTGCCTTCTCTTTGCAGCAGTGTTTCCAATATGATGCCCTTCAGCAGAAACTAAAAGGACTGGAAGAAGAGAACCAGAAACTGCGCACAGAG GTTGCAAGCATTGCTACAGAAACCTGTCAGTATGAGGAACAAGAGCAGAAGCTGATGATCGACTGTGTGGAGCAATTCT CTGATGCCAGCCGAGAAGTCGTCCTGCTCTCTGAAGAGCTTGCCCGCAAGACAGAAGACACCGCCCGCCAGCAGGAGGAGATTAGCCAGCTCCTGGCTCAGATGGTAGACCTGCAGCAGAAGTGCCGTATG TATGGTTCTGAAGTGGAGGAACTGCAGCAACACCGCACTGCTGACAAGGAGGTCCAGCAACAGCTACGCAGTGAG CTGCAGGATCTGCAGGAGAAATATACAGAATGTGGAGCAATGTTGCAGGAAGCCCAGGAGGAGATTAAAAACCTCCGGAACCGGAGCCTTCCAAACAGCACCATCCACCGCCACAGCTCCCCAACTTTCTTACCCCTG gattctctggctgcagagatcaAGGGCACAATGAGAAAGGGGGCGGACAGCTGTGGCTCTTCAGAGTACAA GAGCTTCCGTCGGGTCTTTGAGACAGTGAAAGCTGTGAAGCAGGCAGCAAAAGCCAGATCACGGGCAGAGTCGCCGCTGAGTCTTCCTCCAGGTTCTCCAAAGCCTTCTTCATTGAGCTGCAGCCACCTGAGCACGCCTCGCACCAGCTACTATGGATCGGACAGTCCCACGGTGGGAGGGCTGGAAGGGCAGGAGGGCCAGCCTGCTGACGATGCCCA CCGGAGTGAGAGTGGTCCATCAGGCACGCCTGCCCAGCAGGATTTGGAAGCTGCCCTGCAGTGCTTATCTGCTCGCCAGGAAAACCACAGCACTGAACGTTCCTTCTTTGAAATGGAGCGGGAATGTAAACTGAGGCGGCTGGCCCGGGACGCCGAGGACTCTAGTGGCTTTCTCACGCCCAACGAcagcatcacctccactggcaccAACTATTCAGGAAGCTCTGGTGGATCCGGCTTCTCTCTGGGCTCCTTCTCTTACTTCCCGGAGAAGCTTCAAATCATCAAACCTCTGGAAG GGTCCATGACCCTACATCACTGGCAGCAGCTTGCCCGCCCTCACTTGGCAGGAATCTTGGACCCGCGGCCCGGTGTGCTCACCAAAGATTTCCGGCAGCTTGACACAGATGTGGAAGAAGTCTATAGCCTGAACGACCTGGAGGAAGATGAAGTGGACGTGAGCTCCTTCCCATCCCTTGCTACCTCGACACCGACCAAAGCCAAGGAAAGGCCTAGCG TCTTTCACTCCGTTAACAATCTGCCCCAGACCCCGCCTACTTTCACCATCACCACTTGTTGCATCTTGCACCCTAGCAACGAGGTCACCAAGGTGACCCACAG tctttgtAATACGGTTGTGCCCTCTTGTGGGTCCGGTGCGGGGCTGAgcccccctctcccttcccagcTCCCCCTGCAGGAACAGCCAAGCCATGAGAGGACGGAAGAGCAGCAGCCAGAAGTTTCTCCTTTTGGACTGGTTTCTCTGCTAACACAACGAGGCATTTCAGCGTGGGGCAATGTGGGGGCAGCTGGAACCTTGACCTGGTTTCCCGGGAGCTCAAGCCCTCCGTGTGGGTTGCCTCCTCCCTTGCCTTCGCTGTGGGGCGGCCGCTGGGACGGCCTAGCCGAGTGGGCCTTGGGGCCGCGTCCATGGCCACGGAGGACATCTGAAGAGGGCAGCCAGAAGAGCATCTTCAGTTTGAATCTGGTGGAGAAACTGCAGCAGCTGGGGTTGGACAAAGTGGTGGCTAGGGGAGAGGCTTCATACGCCACCTTGCATCTACAGGGCCTTCACCAGAGGAAGAGAGACCTATTGTGA
- the HAP1 gene encoding huntingtin-associated protein 1 isoform X2, which translates to MRDDLLHLYTNSTEESEPASSTPTPLRRNESAFSLQQCFQYDALQQKLKGLEEENQKLRTEVASIATETCQYEEQEQKLMIDCVEQFSDASREVVLLSEELARKTEDTARQQEEISQLLAQMVDLQQKCRMYGSEVEELQQHRTADKEVQQQLRSELQDLQEKYTECGAMLQEAQEEIKNLRNRSLPNSTIHRHSSPTFLPLDSLAAEIKGTMRKGADSCGSSEYKSFRRVFETVKAVKQAAKARSRAESPLSLPPGSPKPSSLSCSHLSTPRTSYYGSDSPTVGGLEGQEGQPADDAHRSESGPSGTPAQQDLEAALQCLSARQENHSTERSFFEMERECKLRRLARDAEDSSGFLTPNDSITSTGTNYSGSSGGSGFSLGSFSYFPEKLQIIKPLEGSMTLHHWQQLARPHLAGILDPRPGVLTKDFRQLDTDVEEVYSLNDLEEDEVDVSSFPSLATSTPTKAKERPSVFHSVNNLPQTPPTFTITTCCILHPSNEVTKVTHSLCNTVVPSCGSGAGLSPPLPSQLPLQEQPSHERTEEQQPEVSPFGLVSLLTQRGISAWGNVGAAGTLTWFPGSSSPPCGLPPPLPSLWGGRWDGLAEWALGPRPWPRRTSEEGSQKSIFSLNLVEKLQQLGLDKVVARGEASYATLHLQGLHQRKRDLL; encoded by the exons ATGCGCGATGACCTTCTGCATCTCTACACCAACAGCACTGAGGAGAGCGAGCCAGCCTCTTCCACCCCCACTCC GTTACGAAGGAATGAGTCTGCCTTCTCTTTGCAGCAGTGTTTCCAATATGATGCCCTTCAGCAGAAACTAAAAGGACTGGAAGAAGAGAACCAGAAACTGCGCACAGAG GTTGCAAGCATTGCTACAGAAACCTGTCAGTATGAGGAACAAGAGCAGAAGCTGATGATCGACTGTGTGGAGCAATTCT CTGATGCCAGCCGAGAAGTCGTCCTGCTCTCTGAAGAGCTTGCCCGCAAGACAGAAGACACCGCCCGCCAGCAGGAGGAGATTAGCCAGCTCCTGGCTCAGATGGTAGACCTGCAGCAGAAGTGCCGTATG TATGGTTCTGAAGTGGAGGAACTGCAGCAACACCGCACTGCTGACAAGGAGGTCCAGCAACAGCTACGCAGTGAG CTGCAGGATCTGCAGGAGAAATATACAGAATGTGGAGCAATGTTGCAGGAAGCCCAGGAGGAGATTAAAAACCTCCGGAACCGGAGCCTTCCAAACAGCACCATCCACCGCCACAGCTCCCCAACTTTCTTACCCCTG gattctctggctgcagagatcaAGGGCACAATGAGAAAGGGGGCGGACAGCTGTGGCTCTTCAGAGTACAA GAGCTTCCGTCGGGTCTTTGAGACAGTGAAAGCTGTGAAGCAGGCAGCAAAAGCCAGATCACGGGCAGAGTCGCCGCTGAGTCTTCCTCCAGGTTCTCCAAAGCCTTCTTCATTGAGCTGCAGCCACCTGAGCACGCCTCGCACCAGCTACTATGGATCGGACAGTCCCACGGTGGGAGGGCTGGAAGGGCAGGAGGGCCAGCCTGCTGACGATGCCCA CCGGAGTGAGAGTGGTCCATCAGGCACGCCTGCCCAGCAGGATTTGGAAGCTGCCCTGCAGTGCTTATCTGCTCGCCAGGAAAACCACAGCACTGAACGTTCCTTCTTTGAAATGGAGCGGGAATGTAAACTGAGGCGGCTGGCCCGGGACGCCGAGGACTCTAGTGGCTTTCTCACGCCCAACGAcagcatcacctccactggcaccAACTATTCAGGAAGCTCTGGTGGATCCGGCTTCTCTCTGGGCTCCTTCTCTTACTTCCCGGAGAAGCTTCAAATCATCAAACCTCTGGAAG GGTCCATGACCCTACATCACTGGCAGCAGCTTGCCCGCCCTCACTTGGCAGGAATCTTGGACCCGCGGCCCGGTGTGCTCACCAAAGATTTCCGGCAGCTTGACACAGATGTGGAAGAAGTCTATAGCCTGAACGACCTGGAGGAAGATGAAGTGGACGTGAGCTCCTTCCCATCCCTTGCTACCTCGACACCGACCAAAGCCAAGGAAAGGCCTAGCG TCTTTCACTCCGTTAACAATCTGCCCCAGACCCCGCCTACTTTCACCATCACCACTTGTTGCATCTTGCACCCTAGCAACGAGGTCACCAAGGTGACCCACAG tctttgtAATACGGTTGTGCCCTCTTGTGGGTCCGGTGCGGGGCTGAgcccccctctcccttcccagcTCCCCCTGCAGGAACAGCCAAGCCATGAGAGGACGGAAGAGCAGCAGCCAGAAGTTTCTCCTTTTGGACTGGTTTCTCTGCTAACACAACGAGGCATTTCAGCGTGGGGCAATGTGGGGGCAGCTGGAACCTTGACCTGGTTTCCCGGGAGCTCAAGCCCTCCGTGTGGGTTGCCTCCTCCCTTGCCTTCGCTGTGGGGCGGCCGCTGGGACGGCCTAGCCGAGTGGGCCTTGGGGCCGCGTCCATGGCCACGGAGGACATCTGAAGAGGGCAGCCAGAAGAGCATCTTCAGTTTGAATCTGGTGGAGAAACTGCAGCAGCTGGGGTTGGACAAAGTGGTGGCTAGGGGAGAGGCTTCATACGCCACCTTGCATCTACAGGGCCTTCACCAGAGGAAGAGAGACCTATTGTGA